A single genomic interval of Armigeres subalbatus isolate Guangzhou_Male chromosome 1, GZ_Asu_2, whole genome shotgun sequence harbors:
- the LOC134205115 gene encoding uncharacterized protein K02A2.6-like isoform X1, producing MSAMIGSVDHYVRGSSFASYMKRMNILFQLNNIPENNKKNFFIALSGSVIFDEIELIYPGIDIANIDYNDMINKLKERLDKVQPNMMHRHKFHARVQGVDEPAENYVLALKLLASHCGFGTHKDEAIKDKIVFGLRDQDLKHKLLMKDDMSLDEVEQMVVRTELAKCRAKELAERNEDPREINSVKYRIGNQSQWNGVNTEREGRPSTRGYGGRFRYRSRSLSRDREQTQYKNNHYDYYNRNRVRNEQQLGNRYSERRGNQSYNPHQNVICNFCKLRGHIKRNCYKLKNGKSVNFVEDAPIEINSYDFKRLQIKDSEDEDNDYPCMMVVGNRFSKPCLVNVFVEGILLNMEIDCGAAVSIISLAVYRTHFKHIEASKCSSRLMVVDGQQLSIFGKIFVNVVANNIQHQVKLIILDCSRHFVPLFGRNWLDIFYPSWRKTFGNYMEINALSKDTGRNSEQKLDMGKIESNIKSRFPKLFDGDFSFPITGFEADLVLRDDSPIFRKAYDVPFKLREKVVEHLDSLEKQNIISPIQVSEWASPIVIVPKKDNDIRMVIDCKVSINKQIIPNTYPLPLAQDIFASLAGCKWFCCLDLAGAYTQLKLSVRSRKFVVINTIKGLYTYNRLPQGASSSAAIFQKVMDQILIGLKHVRCYLDDVLIAGETIEECLSNLHLVLERLQNANLKVNYKKCKFFVNSLNYLGHLVTEEGLLPSPEKLSTIEKAKVPTDTTELKAFLGLINFYGKFVPHLSAKLSCLYALLRKDTKFVWTMECQKTFEESKHALLTANFLEFYDPDKPIIVVSDACGYGLGGVIAHVVDGKEKPISFASFSLNSAQKTYPILHLEALALVCTVKKFHKFLFGQKFTIYTDHKPLLGIFGKEGKHQLCVTRLQRYVMEMSIYEFTICYRPSAMMGNADFCSRFPLNQSVPTNLDDGCIKSINFFNDFPLDYTLIAKESKIDLLLSKILEFIDNGWPRKIEKDWLQIFSIRCDLETIEGCILYQDRVFIPYSLRNKILRLLHSNHNGIVRMKQTARQFVFWFNLNKDIEQFVKQCEPCIKMSLVPKSVCNSSWIPTNRPFSRIHADFFFLESKTYLLVVDSYTKWLEVEIMKYGTDAKRVIKKFTVIFARFGLPDVLVTDGGPPFNSSQFVTFMQRQGIKVLKSPPYNPSSNGQAERMVRLVKEVLKRFLLDPLTKSLDDDDKITYFLANYRNTCTASDERVPSEKLLCFKPKSLLDLLHPRRGYKNSLDLPRLSSPDSSRNKLHNCSAHRNQLKIVGPQQSKSSIQIPIQREKRRRGSLDNEKEFLGFQDEPIVKGKDYSSKRVKHTRTSPIATRSYSRSIRKDDQSSQSTGSNACSMEMPLSPGIH from the exons ATGTCTGCAATGATTGGTAGCGTGGATCATTATGTGCGTGGCAGTAGTTTTGCCAGTTATATGAAAAGAATGAATATCCTTTTTCAGCTAAACAATATCCCAGAAAACAACaagaaaaactttttcattgCCCTTAGTGGGTCTGTAATATTTGATGAAATAGAACTTATTTACCCTGGAATAGATATTGCAAATATTGATTATAATGATATGATTAACAAGCTAAAAGAGAGATTGGACAAAGTGCAACCCAACATGATGCATCGGCATAAGTTTCATGCTCGTGTGCAGGGAGTGGATGAGCCTGCAGAAAATTATGTCTTGGCATTGAAATTGCTAGCTAGTCATTGCGGTTTTGGTACTCACAAAGATGAAGCTATTAAGGACAAAATAGTATTCGGCCTAAGAGATCAGGATTTAAAACATAAATTGTTGATGAAAGATGACATGAGTTTGGATGAGGTCGAACAGATGGTGGTTCGAACTGAATTAGCTAAATGCCGTGCAAAAGAACTAGCAGAGCGTAATGAAGATCCTAGGGAAATTAATTCGGTAAAATACAGAATAGGTAATCAATCACAATGGAATGGTGTGAATACGGAAAGAGAAGGTAGACCCAGTACAAGAGGATACGGTGGGCGTTTTCGTTATAGAAGCAGGAGTTTGAGTAGAGACAGAGAGCAAACACAATACAAAAACAATCATTATGACTATTACAATCGAAATCGCGTTCGTAATGAGCAACAGCTGGGAAATAGATATTCGGAACGTCGCGGTAATCAAAGTTACAACCCACATCAAAatgttatttgtaatttttgtaaattgagagGACACATAAAACGTAACTGTTATAAACTGAAGAACGGTAAAAGTGTGAATTTTGTCGAGGACGCGCCTATTGAAATCAATAGCTACGATTTCAAACGGCTACAGATAAAGGATTCGGAGGATGAAGACAATGATTACCCATGCATGATGGTGGTAGGTAATCGTTTTAGTAAGCCATGCTTAGTGAATGTGTTTGTTGAAGGTATTCTGTTAAACATGGAAATAGATTGTGGAGCTGCGGTATCAATCATTAGTCTAGCTGTATACAGGACGCATTTTAAACACATTGAAGCTTCAAAGTGCAGTAGTCGTTTAATGGTAGTGGATGGCCAACAGCTTTCAATTTTTGGTAAAATATTTGTCAATGTCGTAGCCAATAATATTCAGCATCAAGTGAAACTAATAATACTTGATTGCTCAAGGCATTTTGTCCCTTTGTTCGGAAGAAATTGGCTGGACATTTTTTATCCCAGTTGgagaaaaacttttggaaattaTATGGAGATCAACGCGCTGAGTAAGGATACTGGTAGGAATTCGGAGCAAAAGCTAGACATGGGTAAAATTGAATCAAATATAAAATCACGTTTTCCTAAACTTTTTGACGGAGATTTTTCATTTCCAATAACAGGATTTGAAGCGGATCTTGTTCTTAGAGATGATAGTCCCATATTTAGAAAAGCTTACGATGTCCCATTTAAACTGAGAGAAAAGGTGGTGGAGCACCTGGATTCGCTTGAAAAACAGAATATCATTTCTCCAATACAGGTTAGTGAGTGGGCTTCCCCAATTGTTATTGTACCAAAAAAAGATAATGACATACGAATGGTAATAGATTGTAAGGTCtctataaataaacaaataattccCAACACATATCCGCTACCGTTAGCCCAAGACATATTTGCATCCTTAGCCGGGTGCAAATGGTTCTGTTGCCTAGATTTAGCAGGGGCGTATACTCAGCTCAAACTTTCTGTGCGATCAAGGAAATTCGTTGTAATAAATACTATTAAAGGACTGTACACGTACAATCGGTTGCCACAGGGTGCGTCATCTAGCGCGGCCATATTCcagaaagttatggaccaaattCTAATAGGCCTGAAACATGTTCGATGCTATCTGGATGATGTGCTGATAGCAGGAGAGACTATAGAAGAGTGTTTATCAAATTTACATTTAGTGCTTGAACGATTACAAAACgcaaatttaaaagtaaattaTAAGAAGTGCAAATTTTTTGTCAATTCTCTCAATTATCTAGGACATTTGGTCACCGAAGAGGGACTCCTTCCATCTCCAGAGAAATTATCGACGATTGAAAAAGCCAAAGTTCCAACAGATACTACTGAACTCAAAGCATTTTTAGgtttaattaatttttatggGAAATTCGTGCCTCATTTATCAGCAAAATTAAGTTGTCTTTACGCCCTATTGCGTAAGGATACGAAGTTTGTTTGGACAATGGAATGTCAGAAAACATTTGAAGAAAGTAAACATGCTTTGTTAACTGctaattttcttgaattttacgATCCCGATAAACCGATCATAGTAGTATCTGATGCTTGTGGCTATGGGCTGGGAGGCGTAATAGCTCATGTTGTAGATGGAAAAGAAAAACCAATCAGTTTTGCATCATTTTCATTAAATTCCGCTCAAAAAACCTATCCTATATTGCATTTGGAAGCTTTGGCGCTTGTGTGTACAGTTAAAAAgtttcataaatttttattcgGTCAAAAGTTCACAATCTATACAGATCACAAGCCACTTTTGGGAATTTTTGGCAAAGAGGGTAAACATCAGTTATGTGTGACAAGATTGCAAAGGTATGTGATGGAAATGTCGATTTATGAATTCACCATATGTTATAGGCCTTCAGCTATGATGGGAAATGCAGACTTTTGCTCACGATTTCCTTTGAATCAAAGTGTTCCAACAAATCTGGACGATGGCTGCATCAAGAGTATTAACTTTTTCAATGATTTCCCATTGGATTACACTTTAATTGCAAAGGAAAGTAAGATAGATCTTcttctttcaaaaatattaGAATTCATTGATAATGGATGGcctagaaaaattgaaaaagactGGCTACAAATATTTTCCATACGGTGTGATTTGGAAACAATAGAAGGTTGTATTTTGTATCAAGACAGAGTATTTATACCGTATTCCTTAAGGAATAAGATTTTGAGGCTACTGCATTCAAATCACAATGGGATTGTCCGGATGAAGCAAACAGCTCgtcaatttgtattttggtttaATTTGAATAAAGATATAGAACAATTTGTGAAACAATGCGAACCATGCATAAAAATGTCACTAGTGCCAAAATCGGTTTGTAATTCATCGTGGATTCCAACAAATCGTCCTTTCAGTCGCATTCATGCtgattttttcttccttgaATCTAAGACCTATCTTTTAGTGGTAGATAGTTACACTAAGTGGCTTGAAGTAGAAATTATGAAATATGGGACAGATGCAAAAAGGGTTATAAAGAAATTCACTGTTATTTTTGCGAGATTCGGACTTCCGGACGTTCTTGTAACCGATGGTGGACCGCCTTTTAATTCTAGCCAATTTGTTACCTTCATGCAAAGGCAAGGAATAAAAGTTTTAAAAAGCCCTCCTTATAATCCTAGTAGCAATGGACAGGCCGAACGTATGGTGAGGTTAGTGAAAGAGGTGCTAAAAAGATTTCTTTTAGATCCTTTGACGAAATctcttgatgatgatgataaaattACTTATTTTTTAGCAAACTATAGAAACACTTGTACAGCATCTGACGAAAGAGTTCCATCTGAAAAATTACTGTGTTTCAAACCAAAGAGTCTATTGGATCTTTTACATCCTAGACGAGGttacaaaaattctttggatttaccAAGGTTGTCTTCCCCGGATTCATCTAGGAATAAATT ACACAACTGCAGCGCTCACCGAAATCAGCTAAAGATTGTGGGCCCTCAACAATCTAAGTCGTCGATACAAATTCCTATACAACGCGAAAAACGTCGAAGAGGCTCATTGGACAACGAGAAAGAATTCTTGGGATTTCAAGATGAACCAATCGTAAAAGGGAAGGACTACAGTAGCAAACGAGTGAAACATACTAGAACTAGCCCGATAGCAACGCGAAGTTATTCGCGCTCGATAAGGAAGGATGACCAATCCAGTCAGAGCACCGGTAGCAATGCATGCAGCATGGAGATGCCATTGAGTCCCGGGATACACTAA
- the LOC134205115 gene encoding uncharacterized protein LOC134205115 isoform X5, translating into MSAMIGSVDHYVRGSSFASYMKRMNILFQLNNIPENNKKNFFIALSGSVIFDEIELIYPGIDIANIDYNDMINKLKERLDKVQPNMMHRHKFHARVQGVDEPAENYVLALKLLASHCGFGTHKDEAIKDKIVFGLRDQDLKHKLLMKDDMSLDEVEQMVVRTELAKCRAKELAERNEDPREINSVKYRIGNQSQWNGVNTEREGRPSTRGYGGRFRYRSRSLSRDREQTQYKNNHYDYYNRNRVRNEQQLGNRYSERRGNQSYNPHQNVICNFCKLRGHIKRNCYKLKNGKSVNFVEDAPIEINSYDFKRLQIKDSEDEDNDYPCMMVTQLQRSPKSAKDCGPSTI; encoded by the exons ATGTCTGCAATGATTGGTAGCGTGGATCATTATGTGCGTGGCAGTAGTTTTGCCAGTTATATGAAAAGAATGAATATCCTTTTTCAGCTAAACAATATCCCAGAAAACAACaagaaaaactttttcattgCCCTTAGTGGGTCTGTAATATTTGATGAAATAGAACTTATTTACCCTGGAATAGATATTGCAAATATTGATTATAATGATATGATTAACAAGCTAAAAGAGAGATTGGACAAAGTGCAACCCAACATGATGCATCGGCATAAGTTTCATGCTCGTGTGCAGGGAGTGGATGAGCCTGCAGAAAATTATGTCTTGGCATTGAAATTGCTAGCTAGTCATTGCGGTTTTGGTACTCACAAAGATGAAGCTATTAAGGACAAAATAGTATTCGGCCTAAGAGATCAGGATTTAAAACATAAATTGTTGATGAAAGATGACATGAGTTTGGATGAGGTCGAACAGATGGTGGTTCGAACTGAATTAGCTAAATGCCGTGCAAAAGAACTAGCAGAGCGTAATGAAGATCCTAGGGAAATTAATTCGGTAAAATACAGAATAGGTAATCAATCACAATGGAATGGTGTGAATACGGAAAGAGAAGGTAGACCCAGTACAAGAGGATACGGTGGGCGTTTTCGTTATAGAAGCAGGAGTTTGAGTAGAGACAGAGAGCAAACACAATACAAAAACAATCATTATGACTATTACAATCGAAATCGCGTTCGTAATGAGCAACAGCTGGGAAATAGATATTCGGAACGTCGCGGTAATCAAAGTTACAACCCACATCAAAatgttatttgtaatttttgtaaattgagagGACACATAAAACGTAACTGTTATAAACTGAAGAACGGTAAAAGTGTGAATTTTGTCGAGGACGCGCCTATTGAAATCAATAGCTACGATTTCAAACGGCTACAGATAAAGGATTCGGAGGATGAAGACAATGATTACCCATGCATGATGGTG ACACAACTGCAGCGCTCACCGAAATCAGCTAAAGATTGTGGGCCCTCAACAATCTAA